The proteins below are encoded in one region of bacterium:
- a CDS encoding helix-turn-helix domain-containing protein, whose amino-acid sequence MEPPPQFDERALERARIARDPRFDGRFFVAVVTTGVYCRPICPAPTPRRANVRYFATAAAAQEAGFRPCLRCRPEAAPGAPAWIGAAATVRRALRLIDEGALDRGGVEDLAARLGVGARQLDRLFARHVGASPLAVAATRRLHFAKRLVDETNLPIADVAAAAGYRSARRFNDAFLRAFRRAPRELRRARRAAPGEARGELALRLAFRPPYDWASILAFLAARATPGVESVADGAYARTLRVDGAAAALSVRPAGAGDALELRLRAAAPRALEGLLARVRRMFDLDADPASIAATFRGDPLLAPLARRRPGLRLPGAADPFELAVRAVLGQQITVAAARTLAGRLAERFGAPFDGGPRLTRLFPDAAALAAADLSAIGLTNARAAALRGLARAVRDGAVDFDADADAVRAQLLALPGIGPWTADYVLLRGLGEPDACPCGDLALRRALEPSRTATP is encoded by the coding sequence CCCCGCCGCAGTTCGACGAACGCGCGCTCGAGCGGGCGCGGATCGCGCGCGACCCGCGCTTCGACGGCCGATTCTTCGTCGCCGTCGTCACGACCGGCGTCTACTGCCGGCCGATCTGCCCCGCCCCGACGCCGCGGCGCGCGAACGTGCGCTACTTCGCCACGGCGGCCGCGGCGCAGGAGGCCGGCTTCCGCCCCTGCCTCCGCTGCCGTCCCGAGGCGGCGCCCGGCGCGCCGGCCTGGATCGGCGCCGCGGCGACCGTGCGGCGCGCGTTGCGCCTGATCGACGAAGGCGCGCTCGACCGCGGCGGCGTCGAGGACCTCGCCGCGCGTCTCGGCGTCGGCGCGCGGCAGCTCGACCGGCTGTTCGCGCGCCACGTCGGCGCCTCGCCGCTCGCCGTCGCCGCCACGCGCCGGCTGCACTTCGCGAAGCGGCTCGTGGACGAAACGAACCTGCCGATCGCCGACGTCGCCGCCGCGGCCGGGTACCGCAGCGCGCGTCGCTTCAACGACGCCTTCCTCCGCGCCTTCCGCCGCGCCCCGCGCGAGCTGCGGCGGGCGCGCCGCGCGGCGCCCGGCGAGGCGCGCGGCGAGCTGGCGCTCCGCCTCGCCTTCCGCCCGCCTTACGACTGGGCCTCGATCCTCGCGTTCCTCGCCGCGCGCGCGACGCCCGGCGTCGAGTCGGTCGCGGACGGCGCCTACGCCCGCACGCTGCGCGTCGACGGCGCGGCCGCGGCGCTCTCCGTGCGTCCCGCCGGCGCAGGCGACGCGCTCGAGCTGCGGCTCCGCGCCGCGGCGCCGCGCGCGCTGGAGGGGCTGCTCGCCCGCGTGCGGCGGATGTTCGACCTCGACGCCGACCCGGCGTCGATCGCCGCCACGTTCCGCGGCGACCCGCTTCTCGCGCCGCTCGCGCGGCGCCGCCCGGGGCTGCGCCTCCCCGGCGCCGCGGATCCGTTCGAACTCGCCGTCCGCGCCGTCCTCGGGCAGCAGATCACCGTCGCCGCGGCGCGCACGCTCGCCGGCCGTCTCGCCGAGCGCTTCGGCGCGCCGTTCGACGGCGGCCCGCGCCTGACGCGTCTCTTCCCCGACGCCGCGGCGCTCGCCGCGGCCGACCTCTCCGCGATCGGGCTGACGAACGCGCGCGCGGCGGCGCTGCGCGGCCTCGCGCGCGCCGTGCGCGACGGCGCCGTGGATTTCGACGCCGACGCCGACGCCGTCCGCGCGCAACTGCTCGCCCTGCCCGGAATCGGCCCGTGGACGGCGGACTACGTGCTGCTGCGCGGTCTCGGCGAGCCGGACGCCTGTCCCTGCGGCGACCTCGCCCTGCGCCGCGCGCTCGAACCGAGCCGCACCGCGACGCCAC